The genomic region AATGATGTGCGACTTTACGTGCAATGGTTGTTTTACCAGAACCCATAAACCCAATTAAAATTAACTGCATCTAGTGAATCAACCCCTGTAAATCAGTTTCAATCTAGTCTAATTGTAAAGTATCTGCCTGCAGGTTACCAGTATTTTCTAAAACGAGCGCCGTTTCATTTTTAATTGGGTACTAAATTGCGTTAATGGTAGTTGTAAAATAGTTGGCTGTCCGATCGCTTTTAAATAAACAATGTTAATCAGAGCGCCTTGATTCTTCTTGTCATGCGCAATTTTCTCAAATAATGCGGGTGATTGTAATAACGGGTGCGTGACCGGTAAGCCAACCCGTTCAAGAACAGTTTGCAGTTGTGCCGTAATTTGAGTCGGTTGTTCGAAAAGGCGACTAATCGCCATTAACCCGATACTAACCGCTTCGCCATGCGTTAACTCACCGTCTGCCAAAGACTCAACAGCATGGCCAATTGTATGACCGAAATTCAACAACCGCCGTTGCCCACTTTCTTGAACATCCGCCATCACAATCTGCGCCTTATAGGCAATGCTGCGCGCAATCAGCTCTGGGGCTTTATCCAAAATTGCAGTCGGCGATTCGATTTGTTGAACGAGGTTCCAAAAATCGGCACCGACTAAGGCCGCTACTTTGATCACTTCAGCGTAACCAGTGACTAATTGCCGTTGTGGTAGCGTCTCGAGCATTTGCGGATCAATTAAAACGAGCTCAGGTTGATAAAAAGTCCCGACTAAATTTTTTCCCGCTGGTAAATCAACAGCCGTTTTACCGCCAACGCTGCTATCCACTTGCGCTAATAAGGAAGTGGGAATTTGAATAAACGGTAAACCCCGCATATAAGTTGAGGCAACAAAACCCGTTAAATCCCCAACAACGCCGCCACCGAGAGCAATCAGACCATCACTGCGATTAAAGTTGGCCGTCACCAATGCCTCATAGAGGCTCATCGCTTGTTCGAGAGACTTAGCGGATTCGCCTGCCGGGACGGTAAGGACAGTGACCTGAAAACCAGCTTGCGTTAATTGCGCAGCAACTTGTGCTTGATACAAAGGGCCGACAATCGTATCTGTGACCAATGCAATTTTACGTGCAGACCACACCTGTTGAACTTCGCGCCCGATTGAAGTCGCTAAGCCATTTTCAATTTTAATTTGATATTCTTGCGTCGTTAAATTAACCGAAATAGTTGGCATTTTTACCACGACCGCATCAATTGATCAATCGCCCAGATCTGACGACACATTTCTAAATAAGTCGCGGGTTTCAACGCTTGTGGCCCATCGGAAAAGGCGACTTCAGGATGGTCATGAATCTCCACCATCATCCCGCTGGCACCAGTTGCTACGCCGGCTCTAGCCATCGGTGTCACCAAGTCCCATTCCCCCGTCGCATGACTTGGATCAACGATCACTGGGTAGTGTGATAATTTTTGAAGGACAGGAACCGCGTTTAAATCAAACGTATTGCGGGTATATTGATTATCAAAAGTCCGAATTCCGCGTTCTAAGAGCATGATTTGGCGATTACCGTTGGCTGCAATATACTCAGCAGCATTTAATAGATCATCAACTGTAGCGGCTAGACCACGTTTTAAAGCAACCGGAATGTTCGTCTGCCCAACGGCCTTTAACAATGAAAAGTTTTGCATATTCCGAGCCCCAATTTGGAAGACATCTGTGTATTGTGCAATTAGGGCCACATGCGTTTCATCCATGACCTCCGTAATGACATCCATGCCTGTTGCATCGGCTGCTTGGCGGAGTGCTTTGAGCCCAGCTTCACCCATTCCTTGGAATGAGTAAGGTGAAGTCCGTGGCTTATAGGCGCCACCACGCAGTAAAGTTGCGCCCCCTTCCTTGGCCACTTTAGCCATCGCTAAAATATGCTCAGCTGATTCTACCGAACATGGCCCGGCCATCATCGTAAACTGCTCGCCACCAATTGTACTGTGTGGTAATTGAATGATTGTATTTTCAGGTTGGAATAATCGACTACTTAAAACATAACTTGGTTCATCAGTTGTCATTGAATCGACGCCTGCTTGTTCTGCAGCAGTTAATGTCACTTCCTTAAGTCCAATTAATGCGACGTGTTGTGCTGATTGGTAAACCACGACACCAGCTTGGCGTTGTCGTTCACAAAAATCTTGGATGAGTGATTTGCTCGTTGTTGCTTTAAATTGAATAATCATGATGCATCATTGCCTCCATTTAGATGTTGGTAAATTGGCGTTGTCGCCATTGATTCGTTGGTCCAGAATTCAAAACTCAAGGCCGCTTGTTCAATCAGCATGCCCAGGCCATTTTGCGTTTTTAAATGCGCTTTTTGAGCTGCTTTTAAAAACGCAGTCTCTCGCGGTGCGTAAATTAGATCTGCGACAAGGCTATCTTCGGGCAAATATTGCAGTAAGTTAATTGGTAAGGGATTACCCGGCGTTGCGGCCATGCCAATATTGGTTGCATTAATTAAACAATCAGCATTTTGCAAGGCAGTTGCCAATGCTAACTGGTCATCGTACGGTTCAACAGTAATCTGTAGACCACTAGCAACGCTAATTTGAGCCAATCGTTGAATGACTGAATCATAAGTCGCATTAGCACGTTTAAAAACGGTCATCTGCTGCACACCATACCGCACGGCAGCCTCAATTACCGCTAGTGCCGCCCCACCAGCACCTAGAATAACGACAGAACGATATCTGCGTTGGGGATGTGCTTTTTGTAAGGCACGCCAAAAACCATCACCATCCGTATTGGTTGCTGTTAAATGGCCAGCCTCATTTTTAATGGTATTAATGGCCCCCACTAATTTAGCCGTTGGCGTTAAGTCGTCCACTAGCGGGACAAGTGATTGCTTATAAGGCATCGATAGATTAACGCCCCGAATACCTAGCGCCTTAATTGCGCTGGCGATTGCTGCCGGTGTTGCCTGACTATCGAAGACGGCATAGCGCGCATCCATTTGAATTTGGTGAAAACCAGTATTGTGAATAAAGGGTGATAAGCTATGTTGCGCTGGGTGCGCAATCAAGCCATAAAGTGCTGTATAACCTGATATCATTGCATTTTTCCTCTAGCAACTATCATACTTTAAATAATCGGCTTTTTAAAGTCGTTTTTAAAAGCACTCGTATTGTTCATAGCCTGAAATATATTTCCCCGATTGTATTGACAGGTGTTATTTATTTAAAGTAAAATAAAAACATCAACTGAAAGCGCTTCGCTTATTCAGACGGAAAGGCTGTCTATCTATGCAAATTATGAATCAAACGCTCACAACGAATCACCAGGACTTTCAAGTTACAGCCTACTGGCTAGATTCCAATCAAGATTTTAACAACACTCGCTATCAACCGGTCGTGATTATCTGCCCAGGAGGTGGTTTTCGCTACCATTCACAGCGTGAAACAGAACCAATTGTCTTAAAGGCATTAGCTGAAGGCTGCCATGCAGTTGTCTTACCTTATCAACTCATCGAACCAAACCAAATGGTTTATCCTACAGCACTCCAACAGCTCGCTAAAACGATCGAGTGGATTACAGATCAATCAGAAGTGCAAAAGGTTGATCCCGAACGAATCGTACTCGTTGGTTTCTCAGCTGGTGGGCATCTAGTGGCTACTTTTAACGGTATCGCTACTAACCCTGAACTGAACACACAATATTAACTCGACAGTTATCGTGGCCACCATGCCGCAGTTATTTTGAGCTATCCTGTCATTGATTTAGACGCTGGTTTTCCTAAAGAAGAAAGTGAAAAAGAGCGGATTACAACTGATCAACGTCTCTGGCACGCACAGGACACATTAACAAAATGGGCCAAACCGTGTTTCGTATGGCAAACGGCAACTGATGAACTCGTACCAGCCATCAATTCATTACTGTACGTCACTGAACTAAATCGGTTAAACATCACAACTGAGTATCACTTATTCAGTGATGGTGTTCACGGTTTGGCATTGGCCAATAAAGTAACCCAGCGTCCCGGTAAACCACAAGACGTTAATGAACCGGTTGCCCAGTGGCTCCCGCTTGCGCTAACTTGGTTGGCAGAAATCGATATTGCTCATCGTTAAAAGTTTAAACGATCACAAAAAGGAGTTGGGATAAAATCCCGGCTCTTTTTTTAATGTTAAGATTAAACGTTACTAATCTTTAAATTGCCTAATCCCATTAATTCCTCTAAAATAGTGACTAATGTTATTTAATAGCGAGGTCGAATATGAAAAAATTAATCATTGGTTTCATTTTATTATTAAGTCTCATTTGTCTAGCGCCAACTGCTACCTATGCAAGAGCCGGTGGGGCTTCAGGTGGTGGCGGTGGTTCAACCTCTAGTGGTTCGTTTGGAGGCAGCACAAGTACGACCACCGACAGAACAACGAACAATTATTACGGTCGCCGGGGTTACTACGGGCCCCGTAGTTTTCTCAACAACCTCGTTTTTGCAATCTTTTTTATCATATCAGCCTTCTTAATGATTATCCGCAAGAAACGCGACTGGCTAGCGCGGCGTCACGAACGGGCTCTATCACGAACCGTCACGATTGACGATGCAACCCGCGAACGTTTTGAAGAATGCTTTTACCAAATCGAAGCTGCTTGGACCACCAATGATCTTAGTTTGGTCGCACCGCTCATGACCCCTCATTTCCAACGGCAGCAACAACGTATTTTAAATCGTTATCAACGCCAACATAAACATAATCAGCTGGAAAGTCTGACCATCATCTCAGAGGAACTGATCCTATCGGACAATCCAAACGTCCGTAAAGTCCTTGTAACGGCCCAAATGCGCGATTATTTCACTAATGACCGCTCATCAGACGAAGATAATGAAAAACGCCGTGAAGCAACTTATATCGAACGTTTCAGCGAAATCTGGGAATTCAAACAGGTTGACGGACAATATCTCGTCAACCATATCGATCAATCTCTTTAAGAAAGTGAGTTTTTGAAATGCACCTCGAGTTTACTACCGGTCAAACCCAAACGGCAGTTTCCCTAATGCCACGCCATTTGGACGACTGTTTGCACGAACTAATCCTCATCAATCAAAAAAAAGACGCCATCGATATTCTCGAATGGCGCCTTGATTATTGGCAAGCTCCTGCACAACTATTGACCGCTGCTGAAAAAATAGCCGCGCTTGATTTGCCCTTAATTTTAACGGTTAGAACCACTAACGATGGTGGCTTAGCATCAGCTCAAGACTACCTCACCTACTACGCTCCCTTGATCAAAGCCCATATTGGTCAAGCAATCGATTTAGAGTGGTCACTAGCAGCCGAGCAACGTCATCAATTGGTTGAATTAGCCCATCAACAGCATTACCAAGTGCTTTTGAGTCATCATGATACCGTTCAAACACCGGATAATGATACCTTGCGCACGCAATTATTAGCCATGCAAGCCGACCCTGATGCGGACCTCTTGAAATTAGCGACGACGGCCCAATCACCAGCAGATACAACCCGCTTGTTAGCAGCCACTCAAAGTTTTACGCATCAATTCGATAAACCATTGACGACAATGGCAATGTCTGAATTTGGTGTCGCCTCGCGAATCTTTGGCGGTCAATTTGGCTCAGTTATCAGTTTTGGCTATCTCGAAACACCTAGCGCGCCCGGCCAACTACCAATTGAGCAACTAAAAGGTTTACTGACAACTAATCAAGCTTAAATTAAGCATAAAAAGAGCCCAACAAATTGAATTGTTGGACTCTTTTTTATATCTTTAGTTTCTTTCAACGTTTAATTCGTTCATCTTAATCATTGTATCGACCGCTTTTTCCATCGTTTGAACTGAAACGAATTCGTAGCGACCATGCATATTTTCAGCACCGGCAAAGATATTTGGTGTTGGAATTCCCATGAATGAAATCTTAGAACCATCTGTCCCACCACGAACGGGTTCGATTAATGGTTTGATATCGATTGCTTCCATAGCGTCCTTAGCCAAATCAACAACATCCATATGATCTTTTAAGACTTCTGCCATGTTGTAATATTGATCTTTAATGGTTGCTTTAACGCGACCTTCACCGTATTTAGCATTCATGTCTTCAGCCACTTTAGCAGCAAATGCTTTACGTGTTTCTAAACCATCGCGATCAAAATCACGGATGATATAGGCCATGTGTGCTTCATCAACAGTACCGTCTAAGCTCAATAAGTGATAGAAACCTTGACGGCCATCTGTTTTTTCAGGTACTTCATCGCGTGGGAAAGCATCTTGGAAATCAACAGCAACTTGTAAAGCGTTAATCATGATGTCTTTAGCTTCACTAGGATGCACGTTTTTACCTTGAATATCAACTTTCATTGCAGCTGCATTAAATGTTTCATATTCAAGTTGACCAATTGGGCCGCCATCCATTGTATAAGCGAAGTCTGTTGCAAAATCTTCAGCGTCGAAGCGATCAGCACCTGTGCCGATTTCTTCATCTGGTCCTAAACCAATCTTGATGTCGCCATGTTTGATTTCAGGATGTTGGATGAAGTAATCCATCGCTGTGATAATTTCAGCAACCCCAGATTTATCATCTGAACCTAATAATGTTGAGCCGTCTGTTGTAATTAATGTTTGGCCCTTATAGTTTTTCATGTTAGGGAATTCTTTAGGATCTAAAACAAATTGACCAGCTTCGTCTAATTTGATAATTGATTCGCCATCATAATTTTCAATTGTTTGGGGATTAACACCCTTGGCATTGAAATCTGCTGTATCAACGTGAGATAAAAAGCCCATTGTTGGCACTTTTTTATCGATATTACTTGGTAATAACGCTGTAACATAGCCGTTTTTTTCGTTATACTTAACGTCGCTTAAGCCGATTTCTTTCAAGTCATCCATCAATTTGTGTAAGAAAACCACTTGTGTTTGTGTTGATGGAATCGTCGTCGCATTTTCGTCTGAACGAGTTTCTGTTGTGATATATTCTAGAAAACGCGGAATTAATTTTTCATATTTAGCCATGGTGAAGCCTCCTAGATATTATTTAATACTAATTCTATTCTAACCTACTTCGCATTAAAAATAAATGTAAACGGATCAGTTTTTTGCTGAGATTTAATAAAAGTAACTTGCCAATCGTTTATTTGACGCCATTCTTCAAATAACGCAGTCATCTTAGTCTTCACAATGCTTTCAATATGATGACCAGGATCGATAACGGATAATCCGGCCGCTAACATGTCATGACCCGTATGATAATAAACGTCACCAGTAATATACAAATCAGCCTTGGCTTGCAGAGCAGCGGGGAAGAACTTACCACCATCACCGCCAACTACTGCAACTGTTTCAACTAATTTATCAGGTTCATTTGAAATCAAGCGGAGACCGGTTAAATCAAACGTTTCGCAAACAAATTGGGCGTAGTCCCGGACTGTCATTGGTTGATCAACTTGACCAATGCGCCCGATCCCGATAGGTTGTTGTTGATTAGCCAATGGGATTAAATCATACGCTGGTTCTTCGTAAGGATGTACAGCAAGCATCGCTTTTAACACGCGGTTCTTTTTAGCTGCTGGTAAAATAACCTCTATTTTAACTTCAGCAACCGCTTCTGCCTGACCCGCTTGTCCAATAAACGGATCAGCCGCAGCTTGCGGTTCAAAACGACCGGTGCCTTCAGCGCTAAAACTGCAGTTTTGATAGTTTCCTAATTCACCGGCACCAGCTTGCCCTAACGCTTGGCGTACCACATCCGCATGTGTTTCAGGTACGAAAACAGCCAATTTCATTAATGCTTCATAATCAGTCACGTTGAACGGTTGCACATTTTTAAGTGCTAACGCTGCTGCCAACCAATCATTCATCCCACCTTGCGCCTTATCGAGATTGGTATGGGCTGCATAGACCGTCATATCATGCGTCAGTATATCAGCGTACATCTTATTTTGCGGATCACTTAGATCAAGATTGCGTGCAGGTCGGAACATCACTGGGTGGTGGGCAAAAATAAAATCGATCTCGTTATCAATCGCTTCTTGGACCACTTCCGGCCGAACATCTAATGTGACGAGTACTTTCTTAACCACCTTATCACGGCGACCAATTTGAAAACCTGTTGGATCATTACCCTCTCTAAGCGCTAATGGCGCATACTCTTCAATCGCCGCAATCAAGTCACTCGCGATTAATTGTCCCATGTTTGAACCTCCTCAATTAATTGAATTTCATGTTGCACTGTAGCAATTTTTTCAGTTGGCGTGACCTGAGCACCTTGAAGTTGCACCAATAAATGACGTTTCTTATTTAATAAAGTTGACCATTTCAATTGGAAATCTGCCGGTTGACAGCGTCGTAAAACTGGGCCGAATACTAAGTCAGCTTCGTCGAGTTCAACAGTCTCAGTTCTTGGTTCACCAACGATGACTTCGTAAATATGACCGTCTTCAGCAACGATTGCTTCTTCTACAATGGCGTAGTGGTGCTTCATTAACCATTCCCGGACGGTGGGTTCCATAATATTAGGTTGTAGGACTAATCGTTCGTGCCCGTTTAGATGTGCTAAGCCACGTTCCAATATTTCAGTAATCAATAGACCACCCATCCCCGCAATCACAATACAGGTGACTTGGTCTTCTTCGGGGTTAAGCACTTCGACACCATCACCTAACCGGACTTGAATTTGGTCCTCTAAGTGCCATTGGATCACATGTGTTTGGGTTGATTCAAAAGGTCCAGCAACCACTTCACCCGCGATGGCCCCCTTTAATCGTTTTTGCTCTGTGAGCCAGATTGGTAAATAAGCATGATCTGAGCCGATATCAGCAACGATGCTATCTTGTGGGACGAACTGCGCAACTGCAGCTAAACGTTTCGATAAATTAATTGGTGACAAAAATAAAACTCCATTCTAGAAACTTTGATTGTTACAGTTAGTATACCAAATTTTGAGCGTCAAAGCAGACTAAGCTCGCATCAAACAATCGTCTCATTATGAATATTGATTGTCGTTAAAGGTTGCATAATCATCCTCGCCGTTCTATACTCTAGTTAAATAAAAGAAAGCGTTTTAAATAATGATTTGGAGGTTGTCCTATGTCTATCTTCTTAAGTGTTGTCCTTTTAATGCTCGGTCTCTATCAGGTTTACGCAACTTTAAATACTTTCAAGTATTTAAAAACAGAGGCCAATCGCAACGTTTCGTACTTCATGCCAATTGCCCTGTACTCAGGGGGCTTAATGGCACTCATGATGATTGGCTTTGGGTTATGGGGCATTTTCAATCTTTAGCAAACGCTCTATCAGTGTCTTTAGTGTTGAAAGATACATCTAGTTGACATAAGATTTATTATTTGAAGTATTGTCCAAATTAAAAACGGCCATCTTTTTAGATGACCGTTTTTTGAATTTATTCTAAGAAATCTTTTAATTGTTTTGAACGCGATGGGTGGCGTAGTTTCCGCAATGCTTTGGCTTCGATTTGACGAATCCGTTCGCGGGTTACACCGAATACTTTACCCACTTCTTCTAACGTCCGTGTCCGACCATCATCAAGACCGAAACGTAAACGTAAGACGTTTTCTTCACGATCTGTTAAGGTGTCTAGGACACTTTCTAATTGTTCTTTCAACAATTCATAAGAAGCATGTTCTTCAGGACTAGTTGCATCTTGATCTTCGATAAAATCGCCTAAGTGTGAGTCGTCCTCTTCACCGATTGGGGTTTCAAGGGAAACTGGTTCTTGAGCAATCTTCAAGATTTCACGAACTTTATCCGTGTTCATATCCATTTCAGCCCCAATTTCTTCAGGCGTTGGTTCGCGCCCTAAATCTTGGAGTAATTGACGTTGAATCCGGATTAACTTGTTAACCGTTTCAACCATGTGAACTGGAATCCGAATTGTCCGAGCTTGATCGGCAATCGCACGCGTAATCGCTTGACGAATCCACCATGTGGCGTAAGTTGAGAACTTGAACCCTTTACGATGATCAAATTTTTCAACAGCCTTCATTAAGCCCATGTTCCCTTCTTGGATTAAATCCAAGAATTGCATGCCACGGCCGACGTACCGTTTAGCGATTGAGACCACCAAACGTAAGTTAGCTTCGGCAAGACGTTGTTTAGCTTCTTGATCACCTTGTTCGATTCTCAAGGCCAAGTCAACTTCTTGTTGCGCATTTAAAAGAGAAACACGTCCGATTTCCTTAAGATACATCTGAACAGGATCATTGATTTTGATCCCAGTTGGTGCAGACATATCTTTTAATTCTTTAGCAGAAACTTTTTCTTTTTTTAATGTGGCAGCACTTGGATTCCCGTCTTCATCGACGATCCCAATCCCGTGATCTTCCACTTGTTGCATTAATTCGTTGATTTCATCTGCTTCAAGTGCAAATGGTTTAACGATTTTTGCCACTAATTCATCATTGGTGATTTCTTTTTTGGGTTTGTATTCCTTAATTAAGGCCTTAACCGCAGTGTCTAATTTCTTCGTATCAGCTTTTTTATTGTCAGCCATTCAGAAACCTCCTAGTTAATATCTCATTTCATTTGCGAAACAAGTTGTATCACTTCATTAGTTAACCGTAGTTCCTCACTATGATTGCCTAATTTAGTTGCCTCTTTTAAGGCGATTTTTGCTTCTTTTAAACGTTCCTGAATCGAATTTTGCCCGATGACCGCCAAACAATCGTTCAACGCTTCTTGATTAGCCTCTTCAGGTAAATCAAGAAGATCAATCTGAACGACTAGTTCCTGCAAGTCATCTGGAATATAACTCGTGAAACCCGCTATATCAGCCGGTTGCCCTTCTGCGATGAAGGACCGCCATAACTCATATAAGAGTTGATACGGGGTGTGCACAAAGCTAAAGTCTGCATTATTTTCGAGTTGTAAACGCACATCTTCGTTATGAATCAGCATGTGCAAAATTTCTTGCTCAGCATGCTCAATCCGCGTTAACCGTTTAGGTTGTCGCTTGGGCGCAATCGTCCGTGGATCGCCAAAAGCCCCAGCCATTTCTTCTGGCGGTAGCGGTGGCGCCTGAAAATCATTAAAGTATGGCGGTGCTTCCGGTTGTCCCACCTGATTGATGGGGACTTGCGTGGCATGTTTAACCCGCACCGTTTGTAACTGCCGCTTCAATGTATCCAGCGTAATCCCGCTATCGGCTTCGACCTGTTTCAAGTAAACTTCGATTGCTAAAGGCGACTCAACACGCGCCACAACTTCTAATGCTTGTTGTACGTAATCAAGCTGGTCCTTCTCGTTATCGAGGTTTAACCCTTGTTTCAAGTAACGCAATTCAAACGCAATGGGCGTTTCCGTTCCATTTTGCAAGGTTTCCTTAAATTGCGGACCACCATATTGACGGACGTACTCATCCGGATCGACGCCGCCTGGTAAGACGACGACGCTCAATTCAAGTGTCGTATGCTGTTGCAATAGGTTAATCGCCCGTTTCATCGCTTCAATCCCGGGTTGATCCCCATCATAACACACCACTAATTCCTGCGCTTGTTGTGCCAATAGGTTCAACTGCTCGGTGGTCAAACTCGTCCCCATTGACGCGACACCGTTGACGACATCCGCCGAATAGGCCGCAATCACATCCATAAAGCCTTCAAAAAGATAAACTTTTTTGGATTGATGAATGGTTTGTTTAGCCAAATCATAGTTAAACAGTACTTTCCGCTTATTAAAAATCACGGTTTCAGGGCTATTTAAATATTTTGGTTGATCCGGCTGTTTGGTTAAAACCCGCCCGGAAAAGGCGATGACCTCACCCTGCGCATTTCGAATTGGGAACATTACCCGCCCAGAAAAACGATCGTGTAACTTACCCGTTTGTGTTTCAATAAACAATCCGGATTGGCGCAATACCTGATAAGGAATATCCTTATTCTGGAAAAACGTCAACAATAGATCCGATTGATCCGGTAAATAACCAATACTAAAGGTCTCAATTAACGCATCGGTCATCTGTCGTTCGTGTAAATAATCAAGCGCTAGTTGCCCAGCCACCGTACTAGTTAAAATATGTTTAAACAGTTCGTTGGCTTGTTGATAGAGTTGCTTAAACTGCGTAACCTCGCTTGATTCGCGATGAACAGCAGTTGGCTTATAACTATCCGCCAATGTCACTCCAGCAAAATCTGCGACCTTCGTCAGTGCTTCTGGAAAACTAATTTGTTCCAATTCCATCAAGAACTTGAAGACGTTCCCCCCGCGACCGCAAGAAAAACAATGGAAAATCTGTTTCTCTTCACTCACAGAAAATGATGGTGTCTTCTCATCATGAAAAGGACAAACCCCAAATAAGTTCTTGCCGGCTTTCTTGAGTTGAACGTATTGACCAACAACATCAACAATATTAGTCTGGCTCCGAATCTCATCGATGACTTCGTTCGGAATCTTACCCGCCATTGGTCTCACCTCACAATTCACTTCAATTTGTACTAAGACTGTAAAAGCCGCACCTCACAATGAAATGCGACTCTTAGGATTATCAGCACAAAAATACACTATATATCATAGCACCATTTAGGTGTAGTTGCAAATAAATATAACAAACATTTTTATTACTTGTCAAGCGTCTTTTTTAAAAGTGCCATTAAAATCACAACATGGTTATATTGCGGATCTTTAGCCGCATAGACGAGCGTCACATCACCAAGCGCTAATTGATGCTGCACTAAGTGACAGAATTCTGGCCAATCCGGGTTGGTAGCAATTTCAGCAAGATACTTTTCTTTAAAAACGGGAAACTTAGCTGGTTCATGACCAAACCACTTCCGTAAGTCAGTGGTGGGTGTAATTTCTTTAGCCCACGTCTCAATTTCGGCGCGTTCTTTTGAAATCCCCCGTGGCCAAATTCGATCAACCAAGATCCGATAACCGTCAGAATCGGCGGCTGCTTCATAAACCCGTTTCATTTGTAACATGTTTATTATCCCCTTTTGAATTGCTTATTTAACAATCAATTCGTTTAAATCGCCTAAGCTAAGCGCGATTTGAGCGATAATCATGAGTTGTGTCAAACGATTACGACGAACGGCTTCATCTTCAGCCATTACCATTGTGGCATCGAAGTAAGCTTCAATTAATAGTCGTAGTGTTTGTAACGCGGCATAATTTTCAGCTAACGTATTTGTCGCTGTTGCGCCACGTAAGTCTTCGACTGCTGTATAAAGTGCTTTTTCAGCATCGTTTTCAAATAACGATGGATTAACCGTTAAATCAGTTGTTTCAAAGTCAACTTTTTCAGCTAAACGTAAGACACGCGTGATCGCTTCAATTGTTGCTTTGAAATCAGCATCATCTTGATGTGCTGAGAGCACTTTAGCGGCTTCAAACATCACAACTGGGTCTTGCCCTCGGTTTTTCAAGACAGCGTCGACGATGTCTCGACGAACCTTAGGACGCATCCCGTTAAAGCGTTGACGAACACGATCCGTTAAGAAATCGCTGATGGCAGCTGCATTGGCTGACCAATCTAGATCGAAATTAGCTTGTTGTTTAACAATGTCGCTCATAGCTGCTTGGAAATCAGCCATTGGGAAGTGCCA from Latilactobacillus sakei subsp. sakei DSM 20017 = JCM 1157 harbors:
- a CDS encoding tRNA (adenine(22)-N(1))-methyltransferase, with protein sequence MSPINLSKRLAAVAQFVPQDSIVADIGSDHAYLPIWLTEQKRLKGAIAGEVVAGPFESTQTHVIQWHLEDQIQVRLGDGVEVLNPEEDQVTCIVIAGMGGLLITEILERGLAHLNGHERLVLQPNIMEPTVREWLMKHHYAIVEEAIVAEDGHIYEVIVGEPRTETVELDEADLVFGPVLRRCQPADFQLKWSTLLNKKRHLLVQLQGAQVTPTEKIATVQHEIQLIEEVQTWDN
- the rpoD gene encoding RNA polymerase sigma factor RpoD; translation: MADNKKADTKKLDTAVKALIKEYKPKKEITNDELVAKIVKPFALEADEINELMQQVEDHGIGIVDEDGNPSAATLKKEKVSAKELKDMSAPTGIKINDPVQMYLKEIGRVSLLNAQQEVDLALRIEQGDQEAKQRLAEANLRLVVSIAKRYVGRGMQFLDLIQEGNMGLMKAVEKFDHRKGFKFSTYATWWIRQAITRAIADQARTIRIPVHMVETVNKLIRIQRQLLQDLGREPTPEEIGAEMDMNTDKVREILKIAQEPVSLETPIGEEDDSHLGDFIEDQDATSPEEHASYELLKEQLESVLDTLTDREENVLRLRFGLDDGRTRTLEEVGKVFGVTRERIRQIEAKALRKLRHPSRSKQLKDFLE
- the dnaG gene encoding DNA primase, with the translated sequence MAGKIPNEVIDEIRSQTNIVDVVGQYVQLKKAGKNLFGVCPFHDEKTPSFSVSEEKQIFHCFSCGRGGNVFKFLMELEQISFPEALTKVADFAGVTLADSYKPTAVHRESSEVTQFKQLYQQANELFKHILTSTVAGQLALDYLHERQMTDALIETFSIGYLPDQSDLLLTFFQNKDIPYQVLRQSGLFIETQTGKLHDRFSGRVMFPIRNAQGEVIAFSGRVLTKQPDQPKYLNSPETVIFNKRKVLFNYDLAKQTIHQSKKVYLFEGFMDVIAAYSADVVNGVASMGTSLTTEQLNLLAQQAQELVVCYDGDQPGIEAMKRAINLLQQHTTLELSVVVLPGGVDPDEYVRQYGGPQFKETLQNGTETPIAFELRYLKQGLNLDNEKDQLDYVQQALEVVARVESPLAIEVYLKQVEADSGITLDTLKRQLQTVRVKHATQVPINQVGQPEAPPYFNDFQAPPLPPEEMAGAFGDPRTIAPKRQPKRLTRIEHAEQEILHMLIHNEDVRLQLENNADFSFVHTPYQLLYELWRSFIAEGQPADIAGFTSYIPDDLQELVVQIDLLDLPEEANQEALNDCLAVIGQNSIQERLKEAKIALKEATKLGNHSEELRLTNEVIQLVSQMK
- a CDS encoding DUF488 domain-containing protein, giving the protein MLQMKRVYEAAADSDGYRILVDRIWPRGISKERAEIETWAKEITPTTDLRKWFGHEPAKFPVFKEKYLAEIATNPDWPEFCHLVQHQLALGDVTLVYAAKDPQYNHVVILMALLKKTLDK